One stretch of Zingiber officinale cultivar Zhangliang chromosome 6B, Zo_v1.1, whole genome shotgun sequence DNA includes these proteins:
- the LOC121988694 gene encoding dnaJ homolog subfamily C member 2-like — protein sequence MRSHKDLLLLTYSSELQNGEPIFFSSNCLPIKATNFEPAGHSFHSAALKLSGFCDDDDTETDTQSVLSDDRSSQDYLPTSDSYGSKGKKKSSSGSKQKDHYSLLGLGHLRFLATEEQIRKSYRETALKYHPDKQAALIFAEETEEARQTKKDEIESHFKAIQEAYEVLIDPEKRRIYDSTDEFDDDIPTDCTPQDFFKVFGPAFMRNGKWSVNQPIPSLGDDNTPIIDVDSFYNFWYTFKSWREFPHADDFDLEQAESRDHKRWMERQNSKLREKARKEEYARVRTLVDNAYKRDPRILRRKEEEKAEKQRIKEEKSMAKKLYEEEVRRAAEEERQQKEEEERKIAEAALIQKRMKEKEKKLLRKERSRLRTLSAPLISDNLLGLSDDIVESICMSFKVESLRLLCDNMDGKEKMEKAKLLRDASDATKLSGNVQMISLQDRDLKPNRTTAAQVKVDHTANNFEKKDKPWEKEEIEMLKKAIQKYPKGTSRRWEVISEYIGTGRSVEEILKATKTVLLQKPDSGKAFDSFLEKRKPVQTISSPLSTRVAVDEASPIEKKIDGVSSTTPPKHSTSTKGSEKPGEVLPSTPEQDTWTEAQERALIQALKTFPKDVNQRWERVAAAVPGKTMVQCKKKFTLMKESFRNKKSTEN from the coding sequence ATGAGAAGTCACAAAGACCTTTTGCTGCTTACATATTCATCAGAGCTTCAGAATGGGGAGCCCATTTTCTTCTCATCGAATTGTTTGCCTATAAAGGCTACCAATTTTGAACCAGCAGGGCATTCATTTCATTCTGCTGCACTTAAACTATCAGGGttttgtgatgatgatgataCAGAAACAGATACCCAAAGTGTTCTATCTGATGATCGATCATCCCAAGATTACTTACCAACCTCAGATTCTTATGGAAGCAAGGGGAAAAAGAAATCTAGCAGTGGAAGCAAACAGAAAGACCATTATTCGCTACTTGGCCTAGGGCATTTGCGGTTTCTAGCTACTGAGGAACAAATACGAAAAAGTTACCGTGAGACTGCTTTAAAGTATCATCCTGACAAACAGGCTGCACTTATTTTTGCAGAAGAAACAGAAGAGGCTAGACAAACTAAGAAGGATGAGATTGAAAGTCACTTCAAGGCCATTCAGGAAGCATATGAGGTTCTAATAGATCCAGAGAAACGAAGGATATATGACTCCACTGATGAATTTGATGATGATATTCCAACTGACTGTACTCCGCAGGACTTCTTTAAAGTCTTTGGTCCGGCATTTATGAGAAATGGGAAATGGTCAGTCAATCAGCCGATTCCTTCACTTGGAGATGATAACACTCCTATTATAGATGTAGACAGTTTCTACAATTTCTGGTATACTTTCAAAAGTTGGAGAGAATTCCCTCATGCAGATGATTTTGATCTTGAGCAAGCTGAATCTCGTGATCATAAGAGATGGATGGAGCGACAGAATTCTAAGTTAAGAGAGAAGGCTAGGAAGGAGGAATATGCACGAGTTAGGACCCTCGTTGATAATGCTTACAAGAGAGATCCTCGAATTTTAAGGAGGAAAGAGGAGGAAAAGGCCGAGAAACAGAGAATAAAGGAGGAAAAGTCAATGGCCAAGAAGTTGTACGAAGAAGAAGTGCGAAGGGCTGCTGAAGAGGAGAGACAGcaaaaggaggaagaggagaggaagatAGCAGAAGCTGCTCTTATACAGAAAAGaatgaaggagaaggagaagaagctctTGCGCAAAGAAAGGAGTCGTTTACGTACACTATCTGCACCATTGATTTCCGACAATCTGCTCGGTCTTTCTGATGATATTGTGGAAAGTATATGCATGTCATTTAAGGTGGAGTCACTCAGACTTTTGTGTGACAACATGGATGGTAAAGAGAAAATGGAGAAAGCTAAATTGCTGAGAGATGCATCAGATGCTACAAAACTTAGTGGAAATGTACAGATGATTAGTCTTCAAGATCGTGATCTGAAACCTAACAGAACTACTGCTGCACAAGTCAAAGTGGATCATACAGCGAACAACTTTGAGAAGAAAGACAAGCCATGGGAAAAAGAAGAGATTGAAATGCTCAAGAAAGCCATACAGAAGTATCCCAAGGGAACTTCGCGCAGATGGGAGGTCATTTCAGAATACATTGGTACTGGGAGATCTGTTGAAGAGATTCTCAAGGCAACAAAAACAGTCCTCCTTCAGAAGCCTGATTCTGGAAAAGCTTTCGATTCCTTCCTTGAGAAGAGGAAACCAGTGCAAACTATCTCATCGCCTCTATCAACCAGAGTGGCAGTAGATGAGGCGTCTCCCATCGAGAAAAAGATCGATGGTGTGTCCTCAACCACACCACCTAAACACTCTACAAGCACCAAAGGAAGCGAGAAACCTGGAGAGGTGCTTCCTTCTACACCAGAACAAGATACTTGGACAGAAGCTCAAGAAAGAGCTCTTATCCAGGCTCTCAAAACATTCCCGAAGGATGTAAACCAACGGTGGGAGCGTGTTGCTGCTGCTGTTCCTGGCAAAACTATGGTACAGTGCAAAAAGAAATTTACTTTGATGAAGGAGAGCTTTCGAAACAAGAAAAGCACAGAAAACTAA
- the LOC121988692 gene encoding 14-3-3-like protein, with protein sequence MSSAESSREDNVYLAKLAEQAERYEEMVEFMEKVVKNLGSEELTVEERNLLSVAYKNVIGARRASWRITSSIEQKEESRGNENHVKVIKEYRSKVEVELTKICDGILKLLDSHLVPSATSADSKVFYLKMRGDYHRYLAEFKTGDERKEAAESTLAAYKSAQDIALAELAPTHPIRLGLALNFSVFYYEILNSSDRACSLAKQAFDEAISELDSLGEESYKDSTLIMQLLRDNLTLWTSDIMEDGGDEIKEKEAPKAAQKQESEEGK encoded by the exons ATGTCCTCTGCAGAATCATCCAGGGAGGATAATGTATACTTGGCTAAATTGGCCGAACAAGCTGAGCGATATGAAGAAATGGTGGAATTCATGGAGAAGGTAGTGAAGAATCTAGGATCTGAGGAATTGACAGTCGAAGAGCGCAACCTCCTATCTGTAGCTTACAAGAATGTCATCGGCGCTCGTAGGGCTTCGTGGCGTATCACCTCGTCAATCGAACAGAAGGAGGAGAGCCGTGGTAATGAGAACCATGTCAAGGTGATCAAGGAATACCGAAGCAAGGTTGAGGTTGAGCTCACCAAGATCTGCGACGGAATTCTGAAGTTGCTTGATTCTCACCTCGTCCCATCTGCCACATCTGCTGATTCGAAGGTGTTTTATCTGAAGATGAGGGGTGACTACCACAG GTATCTTGCTGAATTCAAGACTGGAGACGAGAGGAAGGAGGCTGCTGAAAGTACACTAGCAGCCTATAAATCTGCACag GATATTGCCCTTGCTGAACTGGCCCCAACCCATCCAATTAGGCTGGGACTGGCACTTAATTTCTCTGTGTTCTACTATGAAATTCTCAATTCTTCGGATCGTGCTTGTAGTCTTGCTAAACAG GCTTTCGATGAAGCCATCTCGGAGTTGGACAGTTTGGGTGAGGAATCTTACAAGGATAGCACATTGATCATGCAGCTCCTCCGTGACAACTTGACCCTTTGGACTTCTGATATCATG GAGGATGGTGGAGATGAGATCAAAGAAAAGGAAGCCCCAAAAGCAGCTCAGAAGCAAGAATCAGAAGAGGGTAAGTGA
- the LOC121988691 gene encoding transcription factor HBP-1b(c38)-like, which yields MYSSHLYRGENSPAGFSIGDAVLTPKSSSNLAAATSSALHLQFGALSHGSMATLEMVASAAPALDVAAAAAAAGRMAFSRGQVENWGDSTMVVSSTRTDTSTDVEIEDRNKTLGSGQQGATACADSSAVSKGKTGEQKSLRRLAQNREAAKKSRLRKKAYVQQLESSRLKLIQLEQVLQRARQQGILLANGFTSDHSYSIGGNAALVFDMEYARWLEDHQRQINELRSALNSQANNEDLRLLVESVMSHYNEVFRLKSIGTKSDVFHILSGMWTTPAERCFMWLGGFRSSELLKIVVTHLEPLTDQQLMGICNLQHSSQQAEDALSQGMEALQQSLTETLASASLVPADGPDNVSNYMGQMTMAMSKLSTLENFIRQADLLRQQTLQQMHRILTAPQAARALLTISDYFSRLRALSSLWLARPRD from the exons ATGTACTCGTCTCATCTCTACAG AGGGGAGAATTCTCCGGCAGGATTCAGCATTGGAGATGCCGTGCTCACCCCCAAGAGCTCGAGCAATCTCGCGGCTGCTACATCCTCGGCGCTGCATCTCCAATTTGGGGCCTTAAGCCATGGG AGCATGGCCACTCTGGAAATGGTGGCATCGGCGGCGCCGGCGCTGGATGTTGCTGCTGCGGCTGCCGCAGCCGGTAGAATGGCATTCTCAAGAGGACAGGTTGAGAACTGGGGAGACTCCACGATGGTCGTAAGTAGCACGCGGACTGATACATCCACTGATGTCGAGATCGAGGACAGAAACAAAACG TTAGGGAGTGGCCAACAAGGTGCAACTGCTTGTGCCGATTCTTCTGCAGTGTCAAAGGGAAAAACTGGGGAGCAAAAG TCACTTCGTAGACTCGCTCAAAATCGCGAGGCTGCAAAAAAGAGTCGCTTAAGGAAGAAG GCATATGTTCAGCAGCTTGAAAGTAGCCGCTTAAAATTGATCCAACTTGAGCAAGTTCTTCAGCGAGCACGCCAACAA GGCATCTTATTAGCAAATGGATTCACAAGTGATCATAGTTATTCTATTGGAGGAAATG CCGCATTAGTGTTTGACATGGAGTATGCCCGGTGGCTTGAGGATCATCAAAGACAGATTAATGAGCTTAGATCAGCGCTGAACTCTCAAGCCAACAATGAAGATCTACGACTTCTTGTTGAATCTGTTATGTCTCACTATAACGAAGTATTCAGACTGAAAAGCATTGGTACAAAATCCGATGTGTTTCACATACTGTCCGGCATGTGGACGACCCCTGCAGAACGTTGTTTCATGTGGTTAGGTGGTTTCCGATCGTCCGAGCTTCTGAAG ATAGTGGTGACTCATCTCGAGCCATTGACAGATCAACAGCTGATGGGTATATGCAACCTTCAGCATTCGTCTCAGCAAGCAGAGGACGCCCTATCGCAGGGTATGGAAGCATTGCAACAGTCGTTAACGGAAACGCTTGCTTCTGCATCCCTCGTGCCAGCTGATGGTCCTGATAATGTCTCGAATTACATGGGCCAGATGACAATGGCAATGAGCAAATTGAGTACACTGGAGAACTTCATCCGTCAG GCTGATCTTTTGCGGCAGCAGACTTTGCAGCAAATGCATCGAATCCTCACCGCTCCGCAGGCAGCCCGAGCGTTACTAACCATCAGCGATTACTTCTCGCGGCTTCGAGCTCTAAGCTCGTTATGGTTGGCACGCCCAAGAGATTAG